From the genome of Turicibacter faecis, one region includes:
- the noc gene encoding nucleoid occlusion protein gives MFNIFLRDDSRNQPKDEVIQLPIAKIIPNKYQPRNIFNDEKISELSESIKEHGVIQPIVVRQFEGGYEIIAGERRYRASKLIGLEKVPAIIRDYDDRQSASIAIVENIQREDLTAIEEAMAYKQLIELHGITQATLAKQMGKSQSTVANKIRLLNLGEAVQQAVLERNITERHARALLTVKDFQLQEQLLQKIIEKDLNVSETERLIDETLNPKEKPVKAKTISRMPRDCRIAMNTFKQAIMMVEKTGMRVNHETEELDDSYVIKISLPKRKQ, from the coding sequence GTGTTTAATATATTTTTAAGGGATGATTCTCGTAACCAACCAAAGGATGAAGTTATTCAATTACCTATTGCGAAAATTATTCCAAATAAATATCAACCACGAAATATCTTTAATGATGAAAAGATTTCTGAGTTATCGGAATCGATTAAAGAACACGGAGTAATTCAACCTATAGTTGTTCGTCAATTTGAAGGCGGTTATGAAATTATTGCTGGGGAAAGACGTTATCGTGCCTCAAAGCTAATAGGTTTGGAAAAAGTTCCAGCTATTATAAGGGATTATGATGATCGCCAATCAGCATCAATTGCAATCGTTGAAAATATTCAACGTGAGGATTTAACGGCTATTGAGGAGGCTATGGCATATAAACAATTGATTGAGTTACATGGTATTACGCAGGCCACTCTAGCGAAACAGATGGGGAAATCTCAGTCGACTGTTGCGAATAAAATTCGCTTATTAAACTTAGGTGAAGCGGTGCAACAGGCAGTTTTGGAGCGTAATATTACAGAACGACACGCACGTGCGCTATTGACAGTAAAGGATTTTCAATTGCAAGAGCAATTATTGCAAAAAATTATAGAGAAGGATTTAAATGTCTCGGAAACAGAACGCTTAATAGACGAGACATTAAATCCAAAGGAAAAACCAGTGAAAGCCAAGACTATTTCTCGTATGCCAAGAGACTGTCGAATTGCTATGAATACCTTTAAACAGGCTATTATGATGGTTGAAAAAACTGGGATGAGGGTAAATCACGAAACTGAGGAATTAGACGATTCCTATGTTATTAAAATTTCTTTACCTAAGCGTAAGCAGTAA
- the rsmG gene encoding 16S rRNA (guanine(527)-N(7))-methyltransferase RsmG produces the protein MTPEQFYSRLKEFGIDLSEEQKWQLHRYYELLVEWNEKMNLTGITEVNEVYLKHFYDSLIGFLMFEEIGNCRTLCDVGSGAGFPALPVKIVFPHLKMDLVDSLGKRVNFLNHVINETKLKDIQAYHSRAEEYAGRHRESFDIVTARAVARLNILSELCVPLVKEEGYFIALKGQTGEDELIESKRALETLGVQIIDVKQIELPEEAGSRTNIYTKKHKKTPNKYPRAYGQIKNKPLK, from the coding sequence ATGACACCAGAACAATTTTACAGTAGACTAAAAGAGTTTGGTATTGATTTAAGCGAAGAACAAAAATGGCAGTTGCACCGATATTATGAATTATTAGTAGAGTGGAACGAAAAAATGAATTTAACAGGAATTACTGAAGTTAATGAAGTTTATTTAAAGCATTTTTATGATTCCTTAATTGGCTTCTTGATGTTTGAGGAGATTGGAAATTGTAGAACACTATGTGATGTCGGATCTGGGGCTGGATTTCCAGCATTGCCTGTAAAAATTGTATTCCCACATTTAAAAATGGATTTGGTCGATTCGCTAGGAAAAAGAGTTAACTTTTTAAATCATGTTATCAACGAGACCAAGTTAAAAGACATTCAGGCGTATCATTCTAGGGCGGAAGAATATGCAGGTCGTCATAGGGAGTCCTTTGATATTGTAACTGCCCGTGCGGTTGCGCGATTAAACATTCTTTCCGAGTTGTGTGTTCCATTGGTTAAAGAAGAGGGATATTTTATTGCCTTAAAGGGACAAACAGGTGAAGATGAGTTAATAGAGTCAAAGCGGGCACTCGAAACTTTAGGTGTACAGATTATTGATGTTAAACAAATAGAATTACCCGAGGAAGCGGGATCACGCACTAATATTTATACAAAAAAACACAAAAAAACACCTAATAAGTATCCTAGGGCTTATGGTCAAATTAAAAATAAACCATTAAAATAG
- the mnmG gene encoding tRNA uridine-5-carboxymethylaminomethyl(34) synthesis enzyme MnmG, translated as MIYDVIVVGGGHAGIEAALAPSRMGCKTLMITGDISRIGHMPCNPAIGGPAKGIVVREIDALGGEMGVNTDKTHIQMRMLNTGKGPAVRALRAQADKVDYPREMQKTVLSQENLDVIEEIVDNLLVESGEVKGVQLESGEKILSKAVILTTGTYMHSKVMISDEITLSGPDGAKTSLGLSNNLKELGFELFRLKTGTPPRVAADSVDFSKTEIQPGDNVIRSFSFDTVDHLPLENQVPCYLTYTGEDTHHIIMENLERSSMYSGAVEGVGPRYCPSIEDKIVRFNDKPRHQIFLEPESKHIPEIYVQGFSSSLPRDIQEKMIRTIPGLENCRIVKYAYAIEYDAIKPTQLWPSLETKLVKNLYTAGQINGTSGYEEAAGQGIMAGINAALRIQGKDPLILKRSEAYIGVLIDDLVTKGTLEPYRLLTSRAEYRLLLRHDNADMRLREYGYQVGLVSEEKYKKFLNKKEAIALEKERLSMIKITPKGNTNEYLLSIPSSPLKDGITAIDLLKRPEITYTHIHNLIDEKNVDISKEVIEQVEIQVKYEGYINKALQQVEKLRKVEEKKIPISIDYDDVPNLAIEAKQKLKDVRPLTIGQASRISGVNPADISILMVYIESGRFNK; from the coding sequence ATGATATATGATGTAATCGTTGTCGGTGGAGGACATGCTGGTATTGAAGCAGCATTGGCACCATCGCGGATGGGGTGTAAAACCTTGATGATAACAGGAGATATTAGTCGCATTGGTCATATGCCTTGTAACCCAGCTATTGGGGGACCGGCAAAAGGAATTGTTGTTCGCGAAATCGATGCCCTGGGCGGTGAAATGGGGGTTAATACGGATAAAACACATATTCAGATGAGAATGTTGAATACAGGCAAGGGTCCGGCCGTTCGCGCACTAAGGGCACAGGCAGACAAAGTGGATTATCCACGCGAAATGCAAAAGACGGTTTTATCCCAAGAAAATTTAGATGTAATAGAAGAAATTGTGGATAACTTACTTGTCGAAAGTGGAGAGGTAAAAGGGGTTCAGTTAGAGAGTGGAGAAAAGATTTTATCAAAAGCTGTCATTCTTACTACGGGTACATATATGCATTCTAAAGTAATGATTAGTGACGAAATCACTTTAAGTGGTCCAGACGGAGCAAAAACCTCGTTAGGTTTATCAAATAATTTAAAGGAATTAGGTTTTGAGTTATTTCGTTTAAAAACAGGAACCCCTCCACGTGTAGCAGCGGATAGTGTTGATTTCTCGAAAACTGAAATTCAACCTGGTGATAACGTCATTCGATCGTTTAGTTTCGACACCGTTGACCACCTACCGTTAGAAAATCAAGTTCCATGCTATTTAACCTATACTGGAGAGGATACACACCACATTATAATGGAAAATCTAGAACGCTCATCGATGTATTCAGGTGCCGTTGAAGGGGTTGGTCCTCGTTATTGTCCTTCAATTGAAGATAAAATAGTTCGTTTTAATGATAAACCAAGACATCAGATTTTTTTAGAGCCTGAAAGTAAACATATTCCTGAAATCTATGTTCAGGGATTTTCAAGTAGCTTACCACGTGATATTCAAGAAAAAATGATTAGAACAATACCAGGACTTGAAAATTGTCGAATTGTTAAATATGCCTATGCGATTGAGTATGATGCCATCAAACCTACGCAATTATGGCCATCTCTAGAAACGAAATTAGTAAAAAATTTGTATACTGCAGGGCAGATTAATGGAACAAGTGGTTATGAAGAGGCGGCCGGTCAGGGAATTATGGCAGGAATTAATGCCGCATTACGAATTCAAGGGAAAGACCCGTTAATCTTGAAAAGAAGTGAGGCGTATATTGGGGTTTTAATAGATGATTTAGTTACAAAAGGGACATTAGAACCTTATCGTTTATTAACTTCTCGCGCGGAGTATCGCTTGTTATTACGTCATGATAATGCAGATATGAGGTTAAGAGAGTATGGTTACCAGGTTGGATTGGTAAGTGAAGAAAAGTATAAAAAATTCTTAAATAAGAAAGAAGCTATCGCATTAGAAAAAGAACGTTTATCGATGATTAAAATTACTCCGAAGGGAAATACTAATGAGTATTTATTAAGTATTCCTTCTTCTCCACTGAAAGATGGGATTACAGCAATTGATTTATTAAAGCGCCCTGAAATAACTTACACACATATCCACAACCTTATCGATGAAAAAAATGTGGATATTTCTAAAGAAGTTATTGAGCAAGTTGAAATTCAGGTTAAGTATGAAGGATATATTAATAAGGCTCTTCAACAGGTAGAAAAATTGCGTAAGGTTGAAGAAAAGAAAATCCCCATTTCAATTGACTACGATGATGTTCCAAATCTTGCTATAGAAGCGAAACAAAAACTTAAAGATGTACGTCCATTAACAATTGGACAGGCTAGCCGTATTTCGGGAGTAAATCCAGCGGATATTTCAATTTTAATGGTTTATATTGAATCTGGAAGATTTAATAAGTAA
- the dnaN gene encoding DNA polymerase III subunit beta translates to MKIKIDRHLLLTQLSYISKAIPSKTPLPALMGIKFVVSEEGLYLTTSDSDITINTFLPLEVNDTQVIQIDSIGSIIIPGKYFIEIIKKLNGDIIEISTFEGHYVIIKCGRSEYTLNGLDVSEYPNIELIKHDNPIHLEKQLLKTIIRQTVFSTAHIENRPVLTGVNFRYDADELMCIATDSYRLSKKVIPLNKLHEPFNIVIPGRSLIELSKILDDSHDAIDVYLAHNQVLFQIGNISFQSRLLDGEYPETKDFVPTTFGIEIKANYHELYEAFDRAALIARDQESKVVKLNILPNENKMLITANYPAIGKVEEEVQVEMISGGELRIACSALFILDALKAINKSSVIMSFNGDMYPFILRDQYDETTIQLIVPIRTE, encoded by the coding sequence ATGAAAATTAAGATTGATCGTCATTTATTGTTAACCCAACTGTCTTATATTAGTAAGGCGATTCCATCAAAAACGCCTCTTCCTGCATTGATGGGAATCAAATTTGTTGTTTCTGAAGAAGGATTATATCTAACTACGAGTGATTCAGATATTACAATTAATACGTTTTTACCGTTAGAGGTTAATGATACACAAGTAATACAGATTGACTCGATTGGATCAATTATTATCCCAGGAAAATATTTTATTGAAATTATAAAGAAATTAAATGGGGATATCATAGAAATTAGCACCTTTGAGGGACATTATGTCATTATTAAATGTGGACGTAGTGAGTATACCTTAAATGGATTAGATGTTTCGGAATATCCGAACATTGAACTGATTAAACATGATAACCCGATTCATTTAGAAAAACAATTGTTAAAAACGATTATAAGACAGACAGTTTTTTCAACTGCACATATTGAAAACAGGCCGGTTTTAACTGGGGTGAACTTCAGGTATGATGCTGATGAACTGATGTGTATTGCAACAGATAGTTACCGCTTATCAAAAAAAGTAATTCCACTAAATAAGCTGCATGAACCTTTTAATATTGTTATTCCAGGACGTAGTTTAATTGAATTATCAAAAATTTTAGATGATTCGCATGATGCAATTGACGTATACTTAGCACATAACCAGGTACTTTTCCAGATTGGAAATATTTCTTTTCAATCAAGATTGCTAGATGGAGAATATCCAGAAACTAAAGATTTTGTTCCTACAACATTTGGGATTGAGATTAAGGCTAATTATCATGAATTATATGAGGCTTTTGACCGTGCTGCCTTGATTGCCCGTGATCAAGAATCGAAGGTTGTCAAATTAAATATTTTACCTAATGAAAATAAAATGCTAATTACAGCTAACTATCCGGCAATTGGAAAGGTTGAGGAAGAGGTCCAAGTGGAAATGATTTCAGGAGGAGAATTAAGAATTGCTTGTAGTGCTTTATTCATCTTGGATGCTCTTAAAGCAATCAATAAATCAAGCGTAATTATGAGTTTTAACGGAGATATGTATCCATTTATTCTTCGAGATCAGTACGATGAGACGACAATTCAACTTATTGTTCCAATTCGAACAGAATAA
- the dnaA gene encoding chromosomal replication initiator protein DnaA produces the protein MEKYQRIWDDAIDRLKSNISQQSFDMFFSTPKKVYKIKNNKMYVIVQNNHEQFMLDKFYLKEVVEMIAEVSGLNYDVKFITADYVKNDQQAFDLTKPDPNLPKYYRGNLNTTYTFDRFVAGKSNRLAYMIALQVAERPGEVANPLYIFGGVGLGKTHLMQAIGNFILDDNPSSRILYCTSEKFIDDYRHATLDNNFESFKEKYRNIDVLLIDDIQFLSKKEQTQTEFFNTFNELYNSNKQIVITSDRPASDLKDIMDRLTSRFEWGLQADIQIPDTQTRIEIMKKKLAGENINLEEFPEEVLEFIASKFNSNVRTLEGALKRLIFYATINNSDFTIELANEALRDLFRAEQKKSKVDVNNIIKEVGAYYDVSVADILSKKRKKNIAYARQVAMFLTRELTGSSFPKIGEAFSGRDHTTIMHGCEKIEKELKDNTDLKKAISDLKQTLS, from the coding sequence GTGGAAAAATATCAACGAATATGGGATGATGCTATTGATCGTTTAAAGTCAAATATTTCACAACAATCTTTTGATATGTTCTTTAGCACGCCTAAGAAGGTTTATAAAATAAAAAATAACAAAATGTACGTTATTGTTCAAAACAATCACGAACAATTTATGCTAGATAAATTTTATTTAAAAGAAGTTGTAGAGATGATAGCAGAGGTATCTGGTTTAAATTATGATGTTAAATTTATTACTGCCGATTATGTGAAAAATGATCAACAGGCATTTGATTTAACGAAGCCAGATCCTAATTTGCCAAAATATTATCGAGGTAATTTAAATACAACATACACTTTTGATCGTTTTGTTGCTGGAAAAAGCAATCGACTCGCGTACATGATTGCTCTTCAAGTGGCTGAACGACCAGGGGAAGTTGCGAATCCTTTATATATATTTGGTGGTGTTGGACTAGGAAAAACCCATTTAATGCAAGCGATAGGAAATTTCATTTTAGATGATAATCCTTCGTCGAGAATTTTATACTGTACCTCTGAAAAGTTTATTGACGATTACCGTCATGCAACATTAGATAATAATTTTGAATCTTTTAAAGAAAAATATCGAAATATCGACGTTCTTTTAATAGACGACATACAGTTTTTGTCCAAAAAAGAACAAACTCAAACAGAATTCTTCAATACATTTAATGAATTGTATAATAGTAATAAGCAAATTGTTATTACATCGGATCGTCCGGCATCAGATTTGAAGGATATTATGGATCGTTTAACTTCGAGGTTTGAGTGGGGATTACAAGCAGATATTCAAATTCCGGATACCCAAACACGTATAGAAATTATGAAAAAAAAATTGGCCGGGGAGAATATTAATTTAGAGGAATTTCCTGAAGAGGTGTTAGAGTTTATCGCAAGTAAATTTAACAGTAATGTGCGTACATTAGAAGGAGCTTTAAAAAGATTAATTTTTTATGCGACAATTAATAACTCAGATTTCACTATTGAATTAGCTAATGAAGCATTAAGAGATTTATTTAGGGCTGAGCAAAAAAAATCAAAAGTTGATGTAAATAACATTATTAAAGAGGTTGGGGCTTATTACGACGTATCTGTTGCGGATATTTTATCTAAAAAACGTAAAAAAAATATTGCTTATGCAAGACAAGTGGCCATGTTTTTAACTCGGGAATTAACGGGTAGTTCATTTCCTAAAATTGGTGAAGCATTTAGCGGGCGGGATCATACAACGATTATGCATGGATGCGAAAAAATAGAAAAAGAGTTAAAGGATAATACGGATTTAAAGAAGGCTATTAGTGACTTAAAACAAACATTATCATAA
- the rpmH gene encoding 50S ribosomal protein L34, translating to MKRTWQPNKRKRAKTHGFRARMATPGGRNVLARRRKKGRKVLCA from the coding sequence ATGAAACGTACTTGGCAACCTAACAAACGTAAACGTGCAAAAACTCATGGTTTCCGCGCTCGTATGGCAACACCAGGAGGACGTAATGTTTTAGCGCGTCGCCGTAAAAAGGGTAGAAAAGTGTTATGTGCATAA
- the rnpA gene encoding ribonuclease P protein component has product MQKKYRIKKSTEIEKVMKRGRSRANSYFIIYKCINKEIANPRLAVSVGKKVGKAFERNKVKRYIRNITIEHLNEINPDYDYFVIARKGVKELDYAECKYQLEQLYKKIGMIPKS; this is encoded by the coding sequence ATGCAAAAAAAATATCGAATTAAAAAAAGTACCGAAATAGAAAAGGTAATGAAGCGTGGTCGTTCAAGGGCAAATTCTTATTTCATTATATATAAATGTATTAACAAGGAAATAGCTAATCCCCGGTTAGCCGTTTCTGTGGGAAAAAAGGTCGGAAAAGCCTTTGAACGCAATAAGGTCAAACGATACATTCGAAATATTACTATAGAACATCTAAATGAGATAAACCCTGATTATGACTATTTTGTTATTGCACGAAAAGGTGTAAAGGAATTAGATTATGCCGAATGTAAGTACCAATTAGAGCAACTATATAAAAAGATCGGAATGATCCCAAAGTCATAA